Proteins encoded within one genomic window of Elusimicrobiota bacterium:
- a CDS encoding ketose-bisphosphate aldolase has product MALVAMRQILDEARKKGYGVGAYNVNNMEQIQAIMAAAQETKSPVIVQASRGALKYSNFTYLKYLMVAAVEENPNIPIAMHLDHGNSLDSVKKAISLGFSSVMIDGSLMEDGKTPSDYDYNAGVTKSVVEYAHKYGVTVEGEIGCLGGIEDGVGSGSVHLTEPKQAKKFVDETGLDALAIAIGTSHGAYKFKGASNLAFDVLIEVRKLINIPIVLHGASSVPKELIDAVNKYGGAMPGAQGVPMEELQKAIKLGVTKINVDTDGRLAVTAAIREVFAKTPEKFDPRDYLGPARETLAKLIASKMKDFGTAGHAQDYKPLTLEDMKKLYLQ; this is encoded by the coding sequence ATGGCGTTAGTTGCGATGAGGCAGATCTTAGATGAGGCAAGAAAAAAAGGTTACGGAGTAGGAGCTTATAACGTTAATAACATGGAGCAGATTCAAGCCATTATGGCTGCGGCACAGGAGACAAAATCGCCGGTAATAGTTCAAGCAAGCAGGGGAGCTTTAAAATACAGTAATTTTACATATTTGAAATATCTAATGGTTGCGGCAGTGGAAGAAAATCCTAATATTCCTATCGCGATGCATCTTGACCACGGCAATTCTTTAGATTCGGTAAAAAAAGCTATCAGCTTGGGATTTTCGTCGGTAATGATTGACGGTTCTTTGATGGAAGACGGAAAGACTCCGTCTGACTATGATTATAATGCTGGGGTAACAAAATCGGTAGTTGAGTACGCGCATAAGTATGGGGTTACTGTTGAAGGAGAAATCGGCTGTTTAGGCGGGATTGAAGATGGTGTAGGTTCAGGTTCTGTTCACCTTACGGAGCCAAAACAAGCCAAGAAATTCGTTGATGAAACAGGCCTTGATGCTTTGGCTATAGCAATCGGAACTTCCCATGGAGCATACAAATTCAAAGGGGCATCAAACCTTGCTTTTGATGTGCTGATTGAAGTAAGAAAACTGATAAATATTCCTATTGTTTTGCACGGAGCTTCTTCAGTTCCTAAGGAGCTTATTGACGCGGTAAATAAGTACGGCGGGGCAATGCCAGGAGCCCAGGGAGTTCCTATGGAGGAGCTTCAAAAAGCAATAAAACTGGGAGTAACAAAAATAAATGTTGATACCGACGGAAGATTGGCGGTAACTGCGGCGATCAGGGAAGTTTTTGCAAAGACTCCGGAAAAATTTGATCCCAGAGATTATCTCGGCCCGGCAAGGGAAACCTTAGCGAAACTCATTGCCTCAAAAATGAAAGATTTTGGCACAGCCGGGCACGCTCAGGATTATAAGCCTTTAACTTTGGAAGACATGAAAAAACTTTATCTTCAGTAA
- a CDS encoding acetyl-CoA carboxylase carboxyltransferase subunit alpha, whose translation MAEEFIGLDFEKPIIELEKKIESLKISSQEGKVELSQEILDLEKKAEKLKGEIYSSLNPWQKVQLARHPKRPYMLDYVKMIFRDFIELHGDRSFCDDRSIVCGLAFLENYPVVVIGHQKGRNIQENLERNFAMAHPEGYRKALRIMKFAEKFNRPIITFIDTPGAYPGIGAEERGQAEAIARNLKEMSDLRVPIIGVVIGEGGSGGALGIGVANTVLMLENSYYSVISPEGCAAILFHDATKAPEAAAAMKITAQDLFKFKIIDEIINEPLGGAHRDPQGAAQNIKESLLKYIEKFSKMAPDKIAKERYSKFRNMGVYIEKTKTVYRKTKSKGKEKVSAKNKNK comes from the coding sequence ATGGCGGAAGAATTTATTGGACTTGATTTTGAAAAACCGATTATTGAGCTTGAAAAGAAGATTGAAAGCCTGAAAATTTCTTCCCAGGAAGGGAAAGTTGAGCTTTCCCAGGAAATTCTGGACCTAGAAAAAAAGGCAGAAAAACTCAAAGGGGAAATTTATAGTTCTTTGAATCCTTGGCAAAAAGTCCAGCTAGCAAGGCATCCTAAACGGCCGTATATGCTGGATTACGTTAAAATGATATTTAGGGATTTTATTGAATTGCATGGCGACCGCTCTTTTTGTGATGACAGGTCAATCGTTTGCGGTCTTGCATTCCTTGAAAATTATCCGGTTGTTGTTATAGGGCATCAAAAGGGAAGAAATATACAAGAAAATCTTGAGAGAAATTTTGCTATGGCCCATCCGGAAGGATACCGCAAAGCATTAAGGATAATGAAATTTGCAGAAAAGTTCAACCGTCCTATTATAACGTTCATTGATACTCCGGGCGCATATCCGGGCATCGGGGCCGAGGAAAGAGGGCAGGCCGAAGCGATTGCAAGAAACTTAAAAGAGATGTCTGATTTAAGAGTGCCCATCATTGGTGTTGTAATCGGAGAAGGCGGATCGGGCGGCGCATTGGGCATCGGGGTCGCAAATACAGTTCTTATGCTTGAAAATTCTTATTATTCCGTTATTTCTCCTGAAGGTTGTGCGGCAATATTGTTTCATGACGCAACAAAGGCTCCAGAAGCCGCGGCAGCAATGAAAATAACTGCCCAAGATTTGTTCAAGTTTAAAATTATTGATGAGATAATAAACGAACCGCTTGGCGGAGCGCACAGGGACCCTCAAGGAGCGGCTCAAAATATTAAAGAAAGTTTACTGAAATACATTGAAAAATTCAGTAAAATGGCGCCTGATAAAATTGCAAAAGAACGATACTCAAAATTTAGGAATATGGGCGTATACATAGAAAAAACTAAAACCGTCTATAGAAAAACTAAATCAAAAGGTAAAGAAAAAGTTTCAGCAAAGAACAAAAATAAATAA